TGATTTCTCCCCTTCTCATTGGATGCGTGTCGCACAATGAAAGAACGAGAACCGCAACTAAAGTTCTTGTGTTATAGCATGATCCAGACTCATTGAAAGGTAGCCTGATTCGATATCATGGGACAATATATTGTGATGTCCTCCCTAGCTTTAGTCGATTTTGAACTGAATTATCAACTTATCAAGGCCATACATGAACTCAATGAAACTCAATAGATCTTAAACTGATTTAAATTAACATTATGAAAATTATTCGATTTTAGTTTGTATACATTGCATCTTGAATCAAATCGAAATATTTAATTGAACAAAATCTAACCGAACCAATTGACTTTTTTAGTTCTAAACCGTTGAAACTTATAAATGcgtataagagaaaagatctcCACGATGCCAGCATTTGAACCATTTTTGCATGCTTTCACCCATTTTACtgtaattttcttctttgaaattCCCATATACCACCTATTGTCAGGTTTTCGTAATACCCTTCCCTCTAACATCCAAAAATTCACAAAGGCATAAGAGGGAACGCTCTCCCATCtacatggttcgtaatctcgggaTCAATCATGGCCAATACTGATCTGGATCGACCTGAATCCAACAGATTTACCCTTGATTTGTAACAACAATCggcttttattatcttttttccCTTCGGTCATCGATGAATCGGCTGATTCGATCCAAGATTACAAAACCATGCCCATGCGTATTATATATGTATCATGTGAATCCATTCTTCTGAGTTGGAAACACCCCCTACCCCCGTGTTTAGATCAGCTACTCACATGGaaacgggtggggacagatctgacccttCATGGGTGGTGCGATCTGCCTCtagatcagctacccacatggggacaaTTGGGGACAGATCTgcaccctccatgggggtgtgggaggggtcagatctgtccccacccgtccccatgtgggtaggaATTCTGAACTCCCCATCCCCCTCCCCCGAAAAAAAGCCATTTCGAATTACCAATATTGCCCCCGAATCCCTGATTTCTCCCTCGAGTCTCCAACCCTCAAATCCTTCCCTTCCGAGTCCAGCGGCTCGCCTTCGCTGCCCTAACGTGAACACGTGATACCGACCCGGACCTCCGACCTCCGACCTCCTGTTCTAGCGCCGGCGACGGTGAAGGCGAAGGTAAGAGATCTCTCTCCCTGATAAACGATTGTACTGTGATTGTTCCGATTGCATAACTGATTGCTAAGATTTTGGAATCGTTCCATGATTCTGGCTTGTTTACTTGGATTGAATTCCTGCTGACAAGTTTGAAAAGGGTTGCACACAATGTGATTTAAACATGCCGTACCGAACGAAGTGTTTTTGCCATTCCCGTTTTAACTAACTATGGTTATTTGCTTTGTGCTTTATTTCTCAATGGTAAGACCGTGTCTAGATCTCGATCTTGATCTTGAGGTGATTACAGGATACTTgatttgtgagttgtgacttttgTGAACTCCAATTCGAGAAAGGAATTATATAGCAGATCAACTGAAGTTTGGGGGGCCATGGCGGAGGGCGACAAGGGCGCTCAAACTCCAAAGATGAGACATCGTCCCATCGTTCGAATTGGGATTTTCCTGATCTCTCACAGCTTCTTCGTCTGGTACTTCATCCTACCTACTTCCCCTGTTTTTGTTGGTCTCTGTTGCCTGTGTCTGATGTGTTAgagaaatacattttttttggggacaaAAATTGTTGTTATTTATGACAATGTGGCATATACAATGAAGATACTCATTCGAGTTCTTGGAATGGATCAGTGTTGTTTGCTGTACTGCAGGGATTGTGGCTCTTTTGCTGCTACCCGTTTTGGCTAAGAACACCTATGTTTCTGAGAACGCCCTCATGCCTGGTCAgtactctttttctcttctcttcacctTTATTGCCGTTCACTTTAACCTATATCACTCGGTCGGTTGATGTTAACATCTGCTGTAGTAATTGGATCTCATTTAATGGGCTGAAATGTTCCCAATGTGGGTTGTTGAGAGTCCCGGGAAATGGGTGTTAATTCGGAAAAACTCGAAACTGTGTTTGCTTGTTGTGCCTTTTACATTCCTGCTTCTGCCTGAAGCTGTCTAACACTGAACTTGTAGAACTGCTTTGGATGTGTGTTGTCCAAAGCAGCTTTTTGAGGTGGTGCTTCAGTATTTTGGGGTCTTGACTGACTATTTTTCTTACTTCAGGTTCAGCCAATCCCATGTTATCTATTCAAGATGTTGCAGAGGCAGATCGATTGGTCAAGGATATGATTGGCTTGAAAGAAAAGTCTGAAGAAGCGGGAAAGTATGTATACCTCCACTTATTGTCCCACCTCCCCCCctacccctaaaaaaaaaaattgatgttgttgttgacagtttattcttatatttttttttctgccaaTTGTTGCCTTATGACACTAAGTTTTGGTATAGCACCTAGCgcaataggattttttttttgcatctgCAGCTTCTAGACACAACTTACCATAGATTTGACATCAGAACCTATTATAAGTTATAATAACCAATATTATTAAGGTGCaaaattctaaaaatagaaacttgagtctaactaggattcccaattaggattacaactcaaatatgaaactaaataagtgtcaaatgataaaaataacacTTAAAGCCAGCAGTCGATATCAGCCCCAAATTACTGTTTGCATAAACAGTGTTGTGTGAACAGtaactcccctcccccccccccctttggtcttcttcatgcttcgatctacatcaggtCTTGGTTTCCAGCTCGGGTCATGCTGGTCTATCTGTGATACCACCCACTGCAACATCACTTACTTATTTTGTATATTAACTATGTGTTGAAGAGTTTAGGCTTCGTCTTCTTCCATTTTAATTACTTTCTTGCCGTCAATcactattttttattgttttcaatTGCTTTTAATTTTGTATAGTTTTATAATGTTATTGTCATGTCATCTTAATCAtcatagctttttttttttgggggggtaccAGCTTTGTAATTTAGTTGTATTTTACTTTATTACTTAGTGGTTTATGTATGTGTTGATTGTGTTCTTCAGTCAATGTACACCCTGTTTGGTCTCTCACATGCTAGAAGGTTTTGGTGGTTGTCATGTGCTCCCATCTTTATCTCTTTGAAACTAACTCCAAAATGAAGGGGAAAGTAAAACAGTAAAGAAATCTCCTGTTACAGTTCAAGCTCAGGTAGTACAACTTTAGCCGCTAATCTGGATTGTTTGTTTGAGTCCAACTATTTTACTCATCCTTAACTGCCATGTGGCTACTCATTTTTCCTTGGAACAATGACTTGGTTCTATCCAATTTGCTCCAAGATAGACATTTAACATTAATCTTCTGAGTCTATCAGCAATCCATGTTTGTTGAACTTGGATGTATTTTCAATAGTCGTCTTCTTTTGAACTTTGTGGACTTCTTCCATTTAGGTCTTTTCAACACCAATGATCAAATGACAATTCCATGTTTCCTAGATGTTCAAATAAGAGACATTTTATATTAGAGATAAGAAGCTCTCAAGATTTGTAGTTTCAATACAAGAGTCTCATTGGTCTTTGAGGGTTacatttttttctccttgaaTTAATCGAGGAGGAACACTGAGGAGTTTTTGGTGGCATTTCTCAAATTCTCCCCTTTTCGGatgggaaaaaaacaaaaattcattGTCCACTAAATTTTAAATCCAAACTTGGGTTAGTGAATGACTAAATATGATTTTTGCAACCTGAATAGATGGTTCAACATATGTTATGATTCATATCTCTGGTGTGGTTACCATGCACTAGGGATAGCATCTAGTATGAGATACTGACATCAAGAATGTTGCTTATTATTTTTCTGTCCATCCACATGGTCCATGCTTATGTTTGTTAATTCAATCTCTGGTGTTGTTACATTGTGCTTTTGACAGCATCTGGTTTTAGAGATGCTAACATCAACTCAAGTTGATTTGGTCAAATTATTTTTGTTCCTTAGTTTTCTGAGctagttcattttttttcccatttgggttggggatggggtgggggtgggctTATGAATGCTCTTTTCACTTTGTTGCTCTTGCAAGGCTGAACTGGTTTAAAAATGATGAATTTTTGTTCCCTTTTCTTCCTAATTCCTGAggtcttccccccccccccttccctttcAAATTTTTTACTCTTATTCTGTGTATGTTCAACTTATTAATTATCTGTATCTTAGTTTGTGTACCAATGCAGGGAAATTCCGAGATTGATAGCGCAGAATATGGCAGATTTGGGTGTTGAAGTTTATCATCATAAGTTCCATCATCAAACAAATCACTTTCAGCCACTGGACTTTTTTTCTGGTAATTCTAATTCTGGGAAAATCACAGAGAATAGTAGTTGCGCAGTTTATGGTATCAACACTGTTGGAATAATTAGAGCACCTCGTGGTGATGGGAAAGAAGCTATTGTCTTGGTTACCCCTTACAATCCGGTGAAGATTGAACTGAGTGAGGCTTTGTCAGTAGCCCTTGCCTACTCAATAATCTCCTTGCTTACTCGAGTCACTTGGCTTGCCAAGGATGTTGTATGGCTGGCTGCAGATTCGCGGTATGGAGAGTATGTTTCAGTTGCTGCTTGGCTGAGAGACTACCACACACCTGCATTTGGTGGTGATCTGGGGAAATTAGATGCTGGCATGTGTCCAGAAACCAATACCCTACATGAACAGGATGTCAATGCTGCAACTCAGGGGAGAGTTAAAGATGATTTTAGTCGTGCTGGAACAATGGCTGCTGCACTTGTCTTTAAAGTTGTGAATGGACATGAAGAAACCGAGAAGGATGCTCTTACCATATTTGCTGAGGCATCAAATGGTCAAATGCCAAACCTGGATCTGATCAATATTGTAAACTATCTGGCGGTACATAGACAAGGATTGCATGTAAAAGTGGAGAAAGTATATTCTCTACTGAACTCTGTGTGGCTCAAGGTTGTGGGTGATattcttcatttagtaggcaaAGTCGCTAGAAGCATAAATCCGCAATGGAAATTCGCTATTCCTTTGGAAGATTATATTGAAGGTGCTGCTACACTTGCAAGTTCAATGTATCATCAAGTAAGTAGAATGAGTGCCTGAGTGGCAGGTGTTCTTTTTGTTACCTGATACAATTTCATATTATATAGACAagggaataaaaaaagaagaaagaaattcaagtacCGGAATAGTAGACCATAAAGATCTGCTACGTATGCTATGTTGGTAATGTGAAGCATATTTCCCTTTCGGAAGGTAGGGGAACATCTCTATTTGTTTTATTCAATCACCAACTCAGCCCATAATTGAGTGGCATCTGTTTAATCACATTTATTAAGATTGGATGCTTCTCTTGTCTGGTGGGGTTTAATTTTTTGTCATAATCCTCCACGTGTGGGACTGGCTGTGCTCCTCCCTAACCCTTCCCTAAACAAAATTTCCCATCTTTTGTGTAAATTTGTTATTCTTTACTTAGTGGATAGCTTGgatgttctttttcttccttccccccccccccccggggggcGTTGAAGGTGCTGGGTTGTGGTGATGATGCTTATGTATCTTACTTGATAGGCACTGGGTCTTCCCACTGGTCCGCATGGTGCTTTCCGTGATTATCAAGTTGATGCTGTTACTTTGGAAATTTCATCCAAAGTTTCTTTGCTTAACAAGTCAGCAAGATATGATTTTCTTCTGCGGATTGGCAGGTTTGTGTTCATTACCTACCTATTTCGCTTAAAATTTCCTTAGTTGATTTACTTTCGAGTGGTAATTTACTTAtgcagtttctattttcagtggCTGGTTTGGATGAATACTCTGGTTATTTGTTTATTTGACTTTTACTTTTAACGTGGTTGAATCTGTGAGGCTTCTACAAAATAAAGTTTCATGCATTTAGGGTAATTTGCATTCTGAAATGGTAGAAACTACATTGGAACGAGGCCAATTAATCATTCTAAAACTTAGCAGGCAAAGGAATGGAATAGAGGGAAGGTGTTGCACAAATTCTGACCTATTTTAAGTTGAACTATTTACCTTGGATCAAATATGTATATTTATGGCATTTAGAAAAACGGCAAAATATAAAGCTGTGAGTATTTTAagtaggtaaaaaaaaaattggtagcAGTGCCTAGCGATGGAAGGGTGATGGGGGGtaggtaggatgaaccctaggttcaaacccaaatcagaaaggtaggtaggatgaaccctaggttcaggTCACACACTCCTTTTAACACGATACCAAGTAAACCCAAATCAGAAAAGTCAACCTTATCGGCTGGGGTTCAAATTCTAGTCAGAGGTAGATTGATGTTAGGTTAACAAATCTCAGAAGACTGCAATGATTCAACAGTCGGATATAACCCAATTAGAGAAATAATGAAATCTGGAAAACTAAATCAGAATATGCAAATCTCTAATTACTTTCAATCAGAGACTCAGATGAACACTGGAAGCTGATGGATTGTAGTAACCCAATAGAGGAACAAGTTCCCAAAAGATGATGGTAATCTAACTATCTAAGGGTTGGATTAAGACTAATTAGAAAAgaattaaatctgaaaaaaaataaaagtgcaGAATAGGGAGATTTCAAATTACCCCAGATCAGCAGTTCTGATCAGGTACATACCCTGGTCGAAGGTCAACCCAAGCAAGGTCCTTAACACCCCCAATAGATAACCAGATCCGACAGCTAGATTAAAATTAATTGCTGATTTCAGGTTACAGAAATAACCTCTTTTGCTTTACAACAGGTAATTATTAGGCAAACATGCAACCAATGATAGGCTACTATCTGAATATGATGAAGTAAAGAATAACCCACCAGAATCTAGAATGAAATCCTCAGTACAGCAGTGTTTAATCAACACAAAGCAAACAACAAATTACTTGTAAAATAGAGGATAGAAAGGAAGATTGTGACCTTTGGCTTCCCACCAGCAGTCCTGGATCAGAATCACACTGATCCCAAGGATTTCCCTCCCTTAACTGAGTCTCACAGCATGCATACTTTCTCAGCAGCGAAagaaaaggctcaagccaaaatctcattaatcaaattcatgtgCAAGGCTGgaccccttacaaacttatatagattATTCAAAGACAGACTTAAACACTGAAAAGGAAacgcctaacccaatccttaacaaATAACATagactaactaggaaactactATAATGAAGGAAACTAATTCAAAACAGGGCTGGACATAtaaaatcctaatccagcctaactaaaacagttataacaattaaaataaagaattaaagaCACTTAagtaatcccgtatgcctagcCTCTACACATATAATAGGCCCATTAAAgcggcccattacaatgaaaaacACATTGAATCAAAGGctcaacacatacataacccaacccaaatcttatttccaataaaataagcccatttaggtgatttatctgcatcaaagTGGTGTCTCGAAGATTAAGCTCTGATTTGTGTGGGCATTCACTTTGGAAAAATTGCTAATGAGGAAGGGGCCCCAGAGATGCcctacatagttgtcaaggcggcaaggcgacccaaggtggtggaggggttcctaagcgcttaggtgaccaaggcacccaagtgttattttttatttcccctctttttttttttggtaacctttctaacattatttagtagactacaatatataccttatatcatcaataatcaacattaagcctcatcaagtcataaaaaatgaacattaagccacatcaagtcatcaaaaatcaatattaagccacatcaagtcatcaaaaatcaacatagaactagaaaacagcaaaactgaagaagcaagctattggaagtttgaaccAATCAAAACCTACATTTGGTTTAcattgttcttggaattggtcatcgtcctggtatacctagtctcacatttggtttatactattcttagaaaatatgatcttatctataagtaattaaactgctcttgatttagagaaacgttctttttctctaagaagtttgactggtcaaataattttatttttacaagagattttttgtattaggtagagcacaaaccAGCTTTCTAACAAATACGTGATTGCTTAAATccgatttatattgaaggagttttgttctggtcaaaccttatttggtgtgtgaatgctgtcaaaatcgctttggatgaaaatatttttgttggatatcaaaacaaatgaatattttaccgctcttttggtttttagtaatgttttaccgTATTATGGA
The nucleotide sequence above comes from Telopea speciosissima isolate NSW1024214 ecotype Mountain lineage chromosome 3, Tspe_v1, whole genome shotgun sequence. Encoded proteins:
- the LOC122655671 gene encoding glycosylphosphatidylinositol anchor attachment 1 protein isoform X2: MPGSANPMLSIQDVAEADRLVKDMIGLKEKSEEAGKEIPRLIAQNMADLGVEVYHHKFHHQTNHFQPLDFFSGNSNSGKITENSSCAVYGINTVGIIRAPRGDGKEAIVLVTPYNPVKIELSEALSVALAYSIISLLTRVTWLAKDVVWLAADSRYGEYVSVAAWLRDYHTPAFGGDLGKLDAGMCPETNTLHEQDVNAATQGRVKDDFSRAGTMAAALVFKVVNGHEETEKDALTIFAEASNGQMPNLDLINIVNYLAVHRQGLHVKVEKVYSLLNSVWLKVVGDILHLVGKVARSINPQWKFAIPLEDYIEGAATLASSMYHQALGLPTGPHGAFRDYQVDAVTLEISSKVSLLNKSARYDFLLRIGRLVEGVIQSVNNLLEKFHQSFFLYFLTSPSKFVSVGVYTIAFVLLVMPLPIVAAALYTGANGWDYSSSDKSNSASTNGLSTALESWRWLHAARVVFIVHLWGAIVSLLPYLICRLHGMTPATSMLSWVSLSICTLFILYQISGSPYSCSSMPQSRHRQWAIMKAVMIAAAAIGLGIMSIINFATAQIGALLMVPMCLMAHPLKFVHRLGRLRALTLMTCNLFLGFVGFPPAALLLMRIWSEGANGVSMGDFWIWVESLWAWNSATYLYLGLIHLPCWLLCVLILFHPC
- the LOC122655671 gene encoding glycosylphosphatidylinositol anchor attachment 1 protein isoform X3; translated protein: MADLGVEVYHHKFHHQTNHFQPLDFFSGNSNSGKITENSSCAVYGINTVGIIRAPRGDGKEAIVLVTPYNPVKIELSEALSVALAYSIISLLTRVTWLAKDVVWLAADSRYGEYVSVAAWLRDYHTPAFGGDLGKLDAGMCPETNTLHEQDVNAATQGRVKDDFSRAGTMAAALVFKVVNGHEETEKDALTIFAEASNGQMPNLDLINIVNYLAVHRQGLHVKVEKVYSLLNSVWLKVVGDILHLVGKVARSINPQWKFAIPLEDYIEGAATLASSMYHQALGLPTGPHGAFRDYQVDAVTLEISSKVSLLNKSARYDFLLRIGRLVEGVIQSVNNLLEKFHQSFFLYFLTSPSKFVSVGVYTIAFVLLVMPLPIVAAALYTGANGWDYSSSDKSNSASTNGLSTALESWRWLHAARVVFIVHLWGAIVSLLPYLICRLHGMTPATSMLSWVSLSICTLFILYQISGSPYSCSSMPQSRHRQWAIMKAVMIAAAAIGLGIMSIINFATAQIGALLMVPMCLMAHPLKFVHRLGRLRALTLMTCNLFLGFVGFPPAALLLMRIWSEGANGVSMGDFWIWVESLWAWNSATYLYLGLIHLPCWLLCVLILFHPC
- the LOC122655671 gene encoding glycosylphosphatidylinositol anchor attachment 1 protein isoform X1, giving the protein MAEGDKGAQTPKMRHRPIVRIGIFLISHSFFVCVVCCTAGIVALLLLPVLAKNTYVSENALMPGSANPMLSIQDVAEADRLVKDMIGLKEKSEEAGKEIPRLIAQNMADLGVEVYHHKFHHQTNHFQPLDFFSGNSNSGKITENSSCAVYGINTVGIIRAPRGDGKEAIVLVTPYNPVKIELSEALSVALAYSIISLLTRVTWLAKDVVWLAADSRYGEYVSVAAWLRDYHTPAFGGDLGKLDAGMCPETNTLHEQDVNAATQGRVKDDFSRAGTMAAALVFKVVNGHEETEKDALTIFAEASNGQMPNLDLINIVNYLAVHRQGLHVKVEKVYSLLNSVWLKVVGDILHLVGKVARSINPQWKFAIPLEDYIEGAATLASSMYHQALGLPTGPHGAFRDYQVDAVTLEISSKVSLLNKSARYDFLLRIGRLVEGVIQSVNNLLEKFHQSFFLYFLTSPSKFVSVGVYTIAFVLLVMPLPIVAAALYTGANGWDYSSSDKSNSASTNGLSTALESWRWLHAARVVFIVHLWGAIVSLLPYLICRLHGMTPATSMLSWVSLSICTLFILYQISGSPYSCSSMPQSRHRQWAIMKAVMIAAAAIGLGIMSIINFATAQIGALLMVPMCLMAHPLKFVHRLGRLRALTLMTCNLFLGFVGFPPAALLLMRIWSEGANGVSMGDFWIWVESLWAWNSATYLYLGLIHLPCWLLCVLILFHPC